The Thermodesulfobacteriota bacterium genome has a window encoding:
- the yedF gene encoding sulfurtransferase-like selenium metabolism protein YedF, translating to MKEIDARGLACPAPVLQTKNAIEGEKLNSIETIVDNEAARQNVSRFLKSQGFQVSLQEREGNFHITGRREDGFEPEGAVVEKQDAEKKKIMVMVCNNCMGHGDDELGSKLMVSFLKTIKEMGDELWRLVFVNNGVKLAIEDSEVLPILKEYEKDGLYILVCGTCLTHFNLLDKKQVGETTNMLDIVTAMQLADKVINI from the coding sequence ATGAAAGAAATAGATGCCAGGGGGCTTGCATGTCCGGCTCCTGTATTGCAGACAAAGAATGCAATAGAAGGGGAAAAATTAAACAGTATTGAAACCATTGTTGATAACGAAGCGGCCAGGCAGAACGTAAGTCGTTTTCTTAAATCCCAGGGTTTTCAAGTCTCATTGCAGGAGAGGGAAGGTAATTTTCATATCACCGGCAGGCGTGAAGACGGATTTGAGCCTGAAGGCGCAGTGGTTGAAAAACAGGATGCTGAAAAGAAGAAAATCATGGTTATGGTTTGCAATAATTGCATGGGACATGGCGATGATGAGCTGGGATCAAAGCTTATGGTGAGCTTTTTAAAAACTATAAAGGAAATGGGTGATGAACTGTGGCGTCTGGTTTTTGTGAACAACGGTGTTAAACTTGCCATTGAAGATTCCGAGGTGCTGCCGATTTTAAAAGAGTATGAAAAAGATGGGCTTTACATCCTGGTCTGTGGAACCTGTCTGACCCATTTCAACTTGCTTGACAAAAAACAGGTGGGAGAGACAACCAATATGCTGGATATTGTTACGGCTATGCAACTGGCCGACAAGGTAATCAATATATAG
- a CDS encoding NAD(P)H-hydrate dehydratase: MFAIAGTVPIQDFPLVAGEVFLEDDSICIGERRIPVNRGTPALLSAAVKACEVLDQPAPFGYLVGDIGLGEGSRSLYEYLTKDLRQSGSRSKPGTGLKAITFHYLQPDVDWHNRILFAIKEMIRRPILIADAGFMYAAKMSGKASKYDLFTPDIGELAFLADEEAPHPFYTRGFILHEEDRISELIDRVYQHNNAACCLLVKGKQDYVADLQGIQATIDSPVEEAMEAMGGTGDTLTGIVTALVGSGMEVTRAAIIAARVNRLAGYYAKPTPATQVMEIIQHIPKALAKVLSENEKGEVWIKQS, encoded by the coding sequence ATGTTCGCCATAGCGGGTACTGTTCCCATTCAAGACTTTCCCCTGGTGGCAGGAGAAGTCTTTCTGGAAGATGATAGTATCTGTATCGGGGAAAGACGGATTCCGGTTAACAGGGGGACTCCTGCCCTGCTATCCGCAGCAGTAAAGGCGTGCGAAGTGCTGGACCAACCTGCTCCCTTTGGGTATCTTGTGGGAGACATTGGACTGGGAGAGGGAAGCCGAAGCCTGTATGAATACCTGACTAAAGATCTTCGACAATCCGGTTCTCGATCAAAGCCAGGGACGGGTCTTAAGGCAATTACTTTTCATTATCTCCAGCCGGATGTGGATTGGCATAATCGAATTTTGTTTGCTATAAAAGAAATGATAAGGCGGCCGATCTTGATTGCAGATGCAGGGTTTATGTACGCTGCAAAAATGAGCGGGAAGGCAAGTAAATACGATCTTTTTACACCTGATATTGGCGAGCTGGCTTTTCTGGCAGATGAAGAGGCTCCGCATCCATTTTACACAAGGGGTTTTATTTTACATGAAGAAGACCGGATATCTGAATTGATTGATCGGGTATATCAACATAATAATGCCGCATGTTGTCTCCTGGTAAAGGGGAAGCAGGATTATGTGGCCGATCTGCAGGGGATACAGGCGACAATTGACAGCCCTGTTGAAGAGGCCATGGAAGCAATGGGAGGCACGGGAGATACTTTGACCGGTATTGTAACGGCTCTGGTCGGATCAGGCATGGAGGTTACCAGGGCAGCAATTATTGCTGCAAGAGTGAATCGATTGGCAGGGTATTATGCAAAACCAACACCCGCCACACAGGTGATGGAGATTATTCAGCACATACCGAAAGCTCTTGCTAAGGTTCTTAGCGAGAATGAGAAAGGAGAAGTGTGGATAAAACAGTCTTAA
- a CDS encoding aminoacyl-tRNA deacylase: MSTRAIKHLNKKGKKFKVVEYEHDAKGAEFAARAIGFPLERTIKTLVVDLGNKKYSFALMPGDKQLALKKLAKVCDVKRAAMVDTATAERLTGYLVGGISPFGAKQNLRAVIEESLLKFDNVAINAGKRGVMLIMKPGDIVKALDCDVAWIVQE; this comes from the coding sequence ATGTCAACACGTGCCATAAAACACCTTAATAAAAAAGGCAAAAAATTTAAAGTCGTAGAATACGAGCACGATGCGAAAGGAGCTGAATTTGCAGCCAGGGCAATAGGATTCCCACTGGAAAGAACCATCAAGACCCTGGTGGTTGATCTGGGAAATAAAAAATACAGTTTTGCACTTATGCCGGGTGATAAGCAACTCGCCTTAAAAAAGCTTGCAAAAGTATGCGATGTCAAAAGGGCTGCCATGGTGGACACGGCAACTGCGGAAAGGTTAACCGGCTATTTAGTGGGTGGTATCAGCCCATTCGGTGCGAAACAGAACCTGCGGGCTGTAATTGAAGAAAGTTTGCTGAAATTCGACAATGTGGCTATAAACGCGGGTAAAAGGGGAGTCATGTTAATAATGAAGCCGGGGGATATCGTTAAGGCGCTTGACTGCGATGTTGCCTGGATTGTCCAAGAGTAA
- a CDS encoding amino acid ABC transporter permease has product MDLSVISINFKFMIGGLALTFELALMTMGGGLLIGIILAMARLSPRPWLYYPATVYIHFFRGLPLILVIFWIYFLSPVITGKSLEAFPAAVISFIVFESAYFAEIIRAGVQSISRGQTMAAYAGGLTAYQTARYVILPQALRNMVPSLVTQAVIIFQDTSLAYVIGLREFLRRVNLVDAREARSVELYLFAGLVYFAICSAGSLASHRIEKQRERSYH; this is encoded by the coding sequence ATGGACCTGAGCGTCATTTCAATAAACTTTAAATTCATGATAGGAGGTCTTGCTCTAACTTTTGAGTTAGCCCTGATGACGATGGGAGGCGGTTTGCTGATCGGTATTATTCTGGCGATGGCCAGACTTTCACCCAGACCTTGGTTATATTATCCAGCCACCGTTTACATCCATTTTTTTCGCGGGCTGCCTCTGATCCTGGTAATTTTCTGGATATACTTTCTGTCACCCGTTATTACAGGAAAATCTCTGGAAGCGTTTCCTGCTGCTGTAATTTCTTTTATTGTATTTGAATCTGCTTATTTTGCTGAAATTATTCGTGCCGGGGTGCAGTCCATTTCCCGTGGACAGACAATGGCGGCTTACGCCGGCGGTTTAACTGCCTATCAAACTGCGCGTTATGTGATCCTGCCGCAGGCACTACGTAATATGGTTCCGTCACTGGTCACTCAGGCCGTAATTATCTTTCAGGATACATCCCTGGCCTATGTTATCGGACTGAGAGAATTCCTGCGCCGGGTCAATTTGGTTGACGCACGCGAGGCGCGGTCCGTTGAACTCTATCTCTTCGCCGGCCTGGTCTATTTTGCAATCTGTTCCGCGGGTTCTCTGGCAAGCCATCGGATCGAAAAGCAGCGTGAAAGGAGTTATCATTGA
- a CDS encoding putative Se/S carrier-like protein produces MLNFLKLKRSKTADNQNIDRGIMVFENTSEVIQAENILKAEGWKIKVMGPPPEIRSGCDLVIEFPLIEELNILRSLEEAEALPLEIVPVSSPLLQPVDLFQNKDFGKYLMIRAANMKLTIDKETQDIVNISGGGCPDVPYLAQEMVGKTMADAPDPREIGHTLCGYALQLAYEEMTRRCSP; encoded by the coding sequence ATTTTAAATTTTTTAAAACTGAAGCGGTCCAAAACTGCGGATAATCAAAACATAGATCGCGGAATCATGGTATTCGAGAATACCAGTGAAGTAATTCAGGCAGAGAATATTCTCAAGGCTGAGGGATGGAAGATAAAGGTGATGGGTCCTCCTCCGGAGATTCGAAGCGGCTGCGACCTGGTAATCGAGTTTCCCCTTATTGAAGAGCTGAATATTCTACGGAGTCTTGAGGAGGCGGAAGCATTGCCTCTGGAAATAGTGCCTGTCAGTAGTCCTTTGCTGCAGCCTGTGGATTTATTTCAGAATAAGGACTTTGGAAAATATTTGATGATCCGTGCGGCTAATATGAAATTGACCATTGATAAGGAGACACAAGATATCGTAAATATTTCCGGTGGAGGTTGCCCGGACGTTCCATATCTGGCTCAGGAGATGGTGGGTAAAACAATGGCTGACGCTCCGGACCCACGGGAAATCGGTCATACCCTTTGTGGATATGCGCTACAACTGGCTTATGAGGAGATGACACGCCGATGTTCGCCATAG
- a CDS encoding amino acid ABC transporter permease, whose translation MGFFNYTFDWSVLWRHPYGGLLINGILTTLYLSILAWMIAVCFGITIGVFRVLPFGLARFAGSAYVQIFRNTPFLVQLFFWYFAAPLLLPKPAQVWLYDNVPNYSYLAGVTALGTYTASRVAEQFRSGLLSISHDQYRAAYSTGLTTLQTYRYVILPYAFRIIIPAFTTEFLTCFKNSALTMTIGVMEITHTAYYIDSFTWHGLETTTAASMVYLCIALCVVLFMSFIEKRIHIPGMIAREQ comes from the coding sequence ATGGGCTTTTTTAATTATACGTTTGATTGGAGTGTTCTCTGGCGGCATCCTTATGGCGGTTTGTTAATCAACGGTATTTTAACCACCCTCTATTTATCAATACTGGCCTGGATGATCGCTGTTTGTTTTGGTATAACAATCGGTGTTTTCAGGGTTTTGCCTTTTGGGTTGGCCCGTTTTGCAGGAAGCGCGTATGTGCAGATCTTCCGCAACACGCCTTTTCTTGTGCAACTTTTTTTCTGGTATTTTGCAGCGCCTTTATTGCTGCCCAAACCGGCGCAGGTGTGGTTGTACGATAATGTACCCAATTATTCTTATTTGGCCGGAGTTACCGCTCTGGGAACATATACAGCCTCGCGGGTGGCAGAGCAGTTTCGTTCAGGTCTTTTATCCATATCTCATGATCAATACCGCGCTGCATATTCAACCGGCCTAACAACCTTGCAAACCTATCGATACGTAATTCTTCCATACGCATTCCGAATAATCATACCGGCTTTTACAACTGAATTTCTGACCTGTTTTAAAAATTCGGCGCTGACCATGACCATAGGCGTAATGGAGATTACACATACTGCGTATTATATTGATTCATTTACCTGGCACGGACTGGAGACGACCACGGCAGCCAGCATGGTTTATTTATGCATCGCGCTATGCGTTGTGCTCTTTATGTCGTTTATAGAAAAAAGAATTCATATTCCAGGTATGATTGCCAGGGAACAATGA
- a CDS encoding cysteine desulfurase family protein, whose product MSQITQPIYLDYNGTTPMDTHVIEAVRPFLETEFGNPSSSHWYGIIPKKAVKTARRQVAELLDCSPGEIIFTSGGTESNNHVIMGIAYAFRAKGNHIITSSIEHPAVLEVCRFLEGFGFKTSYLPVDEQGLVSESDVEKFIRPETVLISIMHANNEVGTIQPIEKISRIAKEHGIVMHTDAAQSIGKIPTNVSKLGVDLLSIAGHKVYAPKGIGALYIRQSITPEKFCHGADQEMGFRAGTENVFGIVGLGKACEIAARNLKKSMEHMKMLRDRLHDGLFCELGQIKPNGHPDKRLPNTLSLSFKGLEANRILEEIGLKVAASAGAACHSDTVEISHVLQAMNIPLDWAKGTLRFSVGRMTTVEQIDKAIRIIVNAVKKLQNSSL is encoded by the coding sequence ATGTCACAAATTACACAACCGATTTATTTGGATTATAATGGAACAACACCCATGGATACTCACGTAATAGAGGCCGTTCGGCCGTTTTTGGAAACAGAGTTTGGTAACCCTTCAAGCAGTCACTGGTACGGTATTATTCCAAAAAAGGCGGTTAAAACCGCACGCAGACAAGTCGCAGAACTTCTAGATTGCAGCCCCGGTGAGATTATTTTTACAAGTGGCGGCACAGAATCTAATAACCATGTGATTATGGGAATTGCCTATGCTTTTCGTGCAAAGGGAAACCACATCATTACAAGCTCAATTGAGCACCCGGCAGTTCTTGAAGTATGCCGGTTTCTGGAAGGTTTTGGATTTAAAACATCCTATCTGCCGGTTGATGAACAGGGCCTTGTGAGCGAGTCGGATGTTGAAAAATTCATCAGACCCGAGACAGTTCTGATTTCCATTATGCATGCCAATAACGAGGTGGGAACCATTCAACCAATTGAAAAAATTTCCAGGATAGCGAAAGAACATGGTATTGTCATGCACACCGATGCAGCTCAATCCATCGGTAAAATACCAACGAACGTGAGCAAGCTTGGCGTTGATCTTCTGTCTATCGCAGGACATAAAGTATATGCTCCCAAAGGTATTGGTGCCCTTTATATCCGTCAATCCATAACGCCGGAAAAATTTTGCCACGGCGCAGACCAGGAGATGGGTTTTCGTGCAGGCACTGAAAACGTATTTGGAATTGTCGGCCTGGGAAAGGCATGTGAAATTGCCGCCCGTAATTTGAAAAAGAGCATGGAACATATGAAAATGTTGCGAGATCGGCTGCATGATGGATTATTTTGTGAGCTTGGACAGATAAAACCAAACGGGCATCCGGATAAACGGCTGCCCAACACCCTGAGTCTTTCGTTTAAAGGTCTTGAGGCCAACAGGATTCTCGAAGAGATCGGGCTTAAGGTCGCGGCTTCCGCTGGTGCGGCCTGCCATTCAGATACAGTGGAAATTTCCCATGTTCTCCAGGCTATGAATATTCCGTTGGACTGGGCCAAAGGAACCCTAAGGTTCAGTGTAGGACGGATGACCACTGTTGAGCAGATTGATAAAGCCATTCGGATTATTGTTAATGCCGTGAAAAAATTACAAAATTCTTCTTTATGA
- the yedE gene encoding YedE family putative selenium transporter, with protein sequence MAQLKNFLSTRWGIIGVGAFIGVIAALLQKLGNPGNMGICVACFERDIAGAIGIHRAAVVQYMRPEIIGFVLGSLVAAYIFKEFRPRTGSAPIVRFVLGVFAMIGALVFLGCPWRALLRFAAGDGNAIFGLLGLIGGIWIGTLFLKGGYNLGRTEKTYTSVGWLLPLTMLGFFILMLIFPQVKGEAKSGILFYSLKGPGAMHAPIIVSLIVGLGIGFLAQRSRFCTMGAFRDLILFRQAHLFMGLFALVVFAFITNLIVGQFHPGFVKQPVAHTMQIWNFGGMVLAGLAFALAGGCPGRQLFLAGEGDGDAAVFVLGMIVGAGFAHNFGLASSPKGVGPHGIAAVIIGLLVCLFIGFTMRKK encoded by the coding sequence ATGGCACAATTGAAAAACTTTTTGTCGACACGATGGGGGATTATAGGGGTAGGAGCATTTATCGGGGTTATTGCCGCCCTTTTGCAGAAGCTGGGCAATCCAGGGAACATGGGTATTTGTGTTGCATGTTTTGAAAGAGATATTGCAGGTGCAATCGGAATTCATCGTGCGGCTGTGGTCCAGTATATGCGTCCCGAAATCATTGGCTTTGTTTTGGGTTCACTTGTTGCTGCCTATATATTTAAGGAGTTTCGACCCCGTACAGGCTCTGCTCCTATTGTTCGATTTGTGTTAGGCGTTTTTGCCATGATCGGGGCATTGGTTTTTCTTGGATGTCCGTGGAGAGCGTTATTGCGTTTTGCAGCCGGTGATGGGAATGCAATCTTTGGATTGCTCGGACTTATAGGCGGCATCTGGATTGGCACCCTTTTTCTAAAAGGCGGATATAACCTGGGTAGAACTGAGAAGACATATACTTCGGTGGGATGGTTGCTGCCTTTGACAATGCTCGGTTTTTTTATACTGATGCTCATCTTCCCGCAAGTTAAGGGAGAAGCCAAAAGCGGAATTCTGTTTTACAGCCTCAAAGGACCCGGCGCTATGCATGCACCTATAATCGTTTCATTGATAGTCGGCCTTGGCATAGGATTTTTAGCTCAACGAAGCCGTTTTTGCACAATGGGCGCTTTTCGGGATCTGATATTGTTTCGCCAGGCCCATCTTTTTATGGGGCTTTTTGCTCTTGTTGTCTTTGCTTTCATAACGAATCTGATTGTGGGGCAGTTTCATCCGGGTTTTGTCAAGCAGCCGGTGGCCCACACCATGCAAATCTGGAACTTCGGAGGAATGGTTCTTGCCGGTCTTGCATTTGCCTTGGCAGGTGGATGTCCGGGGCGCCAGCTTTTTCTGGCAGGGGAGGGTGATGGTGATGCAGCGGTTTTTGTGTTGGGGATGATAGTTGGTGCCGGATTTGCACACAATTTCGGTCTGGCGAGTTCTCCCAAAGGCGTTGGCCCTCACGGCATTGCCGCTGTGATTATCGGGCTTTTGGTCTGTCTGTTTATCGGGTTTACAATGAGAAAAAAATAA
- a CDS encoding sulfurtransferase TusA family protein: protein MDTTVDAGGLSCPQPVLMTLNKIKEIQKGEILVKVDTDTSKENVSRAAESQGWEVADIQKDGEGYRVTIKKE from the coding sequence ATGGATACAACTGTTGATGCAGGAGGACTTTCATGTCCGCAACCGGTCTTGATGACGTTAAATAAGATCAAAGAGATACAAAAAGGAGAAATTCTAGTGAAGGTAGATACAGATACTTCAAAGGAGAATGTGAGCCGCGCTGCCGAAAGCCAGGGCTGGGAAGTGGCTGATATTCAAAAGGATGGGGAAGGTTACCGGGTGACTATCAAAAAGGAGTAG
- a CDS encoding transporter substrate-binding domain-containing protein — MISKKGFTLVLCIAFMFVSLSTAMPSYGESILNKIEKTGKVNMGFREGSVPFGFMNKKGEWVGFGLDLGEEIVKALEQKFGKNIKLVKKPINPKTRIPLVVNGTVYIGIGSTTITLAREEVVDFSLPYFLTGTRILVTKDSPIKDFPALAGKRVGMGSGSTANIKGIDRAVASGLIKPACKKVLFEEHNKGFLALQQGKIHAYFTDASILAGMKAKARKTSDWKIVGRYLTYEPYGIILPENQGEWRDFVNATLIKMIKSGKFEEIYDKWFGPNGEVPLPMSKEYKTLLKALSYPD; from the coding sequence ATGATTAGCAAAAAGGGATTTACACTGGTTTTATGCATTGCATTTATGTTCGTATCGTTGAGTACAGCTATGCCATCTTATGGCGAAAGTATTCTCAATAAGATAGAAAAGACAGGCAAGGTCAATATGGGATTTCGAGAAGGTTCAGTTCCCTTTGGTTTTATGAATAAAAAAGGAGAATGGGTGGGCTTTGGTCTGGATCTTGGAGAGGAAATCGTGAAGGCCCTGGAGCAGAAATTTGGAAAAAATATTAAACTGGTCAAGAAACCGATCAACCCCAAGACCCGAATTCCCCTGGTTGTAAACGGAACGGTTTACATCGGCATCGGCTCAACAACCATTACTCTTGCCAGGGAAGAGGTGGTCGACTTCAGCCTCCCATATTTTCTCACAGGGACCAGGATTCTGGTTACAAAGGACAGTCCCATCAAGGATTTTCCAGCCCTGGCCGGCAAGCGGGTCGGTATGGGTAGCGGGTCCACTGCTAATATTAAAGGGATAGACAGGGCAGTTGCATCGGGTCTTATCAAACCAGCCTGTAAGAAGGTCCTCTTTGAAGAGCACAACAAGGGGTTTCTGGCTCTGCAACAGGGTAAAATACATGCCTATTTTACGGATGCCAGCATATTGGCCGGCATGAAGGCAAAAGCCCGGAAGACAAGCGATTGGAAAATCGTCGGCAGATACCTGACATATGAACCCTATGGAATCATTCTTCCTGAAAATCAGGGTGAATGGCGTGATTTCGTGAACGCCACGCTTATTAAAATGATTAAAAGCGGCAAGTTTGAAGAAATTTACGATAAATGGTTCGGTCCGAACGGTGAGGTTCCGCTGCCCATGAGCAAAGAATACAAAACTCTGCTTAAAGCATTGAGCTATCCGGACTAA
- a CDS encoding amino acid ABC transporter ATP-binding protein → MIKIKGLSLWYNKGFKALDNVTETIETGRTVVICGPSGSGKSSLLRCINGLEHFQEGEIFVDGISVQDPETDIHKFRSDIGMVFQHFELYPHMTAMQNITLAPIRVRKKSKREAEKNAMELLKRVEIPEQARKYPAELSGGQKQRVAIARALAMEPKIMLFDEPTSALDPEMIKEVLEVMINLARGGMTMIVVTHEMGFAGKVADEIIFMSNGCIIEKGTNRSFFDNPKNERTRQFLSRILI, encoded by the coding sequence TTGATTAAAATCAAAGGACTTAGCTTATGGTATAATAAAGGGTTTAAAGCACTTGATAATGTCACAGAAACAATAGAAACAGGCAGAACAGTTGTTATATGCGGCCCCAGTGGTTCAGGTAAGAGTTCTTTGCTCAGGTGTATAAATGGCCTTGAGCATTTCCAGGAAGGTGAGATCTTTGTCGATGGGATATCCGTGCAGGATCCTGAAACAGATATTCATAAATTTCGCTCTGATATCGGTATGGTATTCCAACATTTTGAGCTCTATCCTCACATGACGGCAATGCAGAATATAACCCTGGCACCTATCCGGGTTCGTAAAAAATCAAAAAGAGAGGCTGAGAAAAACGCCATGGAGCTACTCAAAAGGGTAGAGATCCCGGAACAAGCTCGTAAATACCCGGCGGAACTTTCCGGTGGACAGAAGCAGCGGGTGGCCATCGCCAGAGCTCTGGCCATGGAACCTAAAATTATGCTTTTTGATGAGCCCACCTCGGCCCTGGATCCCGAAATGATAAAAGAGGTTCTCGAAGTCATGATTAACCTGGCCAGGGGAGGGATGACAATGATTGTTGTAACTCATGAAATGGGATTTGCCGGGAAAGTGGCAGATGAGATCATTTTTATGAGTAATGGATGTATTATTGAAAAAGGAACTAACCGAAGCTTTTTTGATAATCCTAAAAATGAAAGAACCCGTCAGTTCTTAAGTCGTATCCTGATATAA
- a CDS encoding MBL fold metallo-hydrolase yields MKKSVKISILCEDQAKMGYMDKIFLAQHGFSAFIQAGENILFDTGATDVFISNAALLGIDLNATDLIVLSHGHWDHTNGLKSLHMEGMKKKLLAHPDIFTDRHKATGEYNGMPYNQKKTAEKFNLVLSRKPLEVSENIFFLGEIPRVNGFEARKTTFFYMDKGEKVKDFIMDDTALAIRTEKGLVIVTGCSHAGICNIVEYAKKVTDQEKIYTVMGGFHLLGDQVQLQKTIDYFQKNKVNHLYPMHCTDLKSLSKFHETFGIKKLCAGDIIEINP; encoded by the coding sequence ATGAAAAAAAGTGTCAAAATTTCCATATTATGTGAGGATCAGGCCAAAATGGGATACATGGACAAAATATTTCTGGCCCAGCATGGGTTTTCTGCTTTTATACAGGCCGGAGAAAACATCCTGTTTGATACGGGCGCCACGGATGTTTTTATTTCTAATGCAGCTTTGCTCGGAATTGATTTGAATGCCACAGACTTGATTGTATTAAGCCATGGGCATTGGGATCATACCAATGGGCTGAAATCACTCCATATGGAAGGAATGAAAAAGAAACTGCTCGCTCACCCCGACATATTTACCGACAGACATAAGGCAACAGGTGAATACAACGGCATGCCTTACAATCAGAAAAAAACAGCAGAAAAATTTAATCTGGTTTTATCAAGAAAACCGCTTGAAGTTTCAGAAAATATTTTTTTTTTAGGGGAAATCCCCAGAGTCAATGGATTTGAAGCTCGAAAAACCACATTTTTCTACATGGATAAAGGGGAAAAGGTTAAGGATTTTATTATGGATGATACGGCTCTTGCCATAAGAACTGAAAAGGGATTGGTGATTGTTACCGGATGTTCACATGCAGGTATTTGCAATATTGTTGAGTATGCTAAAAAAGTGACCGATCAAGAAAAAATATATACAGTGATGGGTGGTTTTCATTTATTAGGCGATCAGGTTCAACTACAAAAAACGATTGACTATTTTCAGAAAAACAAGGTGAACCATTTATATCCCATGCATTGCACTGATTTGAAATCTTTATCTAAATTCCATGAAACATTTGGAATAAAAAAATTGTGTGCAGGGGATATAATTGAAATCAATCCCTAA
- a CDS encoding heterodisulfide reductase-related iron-sulfur binding cluster: MSETVVKIGKRKKNTFVDKVKKFLPEGGNLNLCLTCGACSSGCPATGLANMDPRKFLRMVVLGMDKEITGNPWVWMCSLCQRCIHVCPMEVNIPGMVYEARKLWPRDERPKGILGSCDMALKNDSCSAMGAPPDDFVFVVEDVAEEVRETQPGWENIQAPIDKKNSHFFLSQNSREPVTEPDEMIPLWKILNIVGADWTYGSTGWGGENYCMFLADDENWKNITEKSIRKAEELGCKVYLNTECGHSTYSVWMGVQRHGIKTDLKIAPIVPYYAKWIRQGKLKPSSDWNKNLKIKFTVQDPCQQVRKSFGDPLADDLRFIVKSCVGEENFMDMTPNYSNNYCCGGGGGYLQSGYNKERWEYEKLKFDQIIITGADYCVTPCHNCHAQIHELAEHYKADYHTIHMWTLICLSLGILGENEREYLGEDLKEVNLPKE, encoded by the coding sequence ATGTCTGAAACTGTAGTTAAAATTGGAAAAAGAAAGAAAAACACCTTCGTGGATAAAGTAAAAAAATTCCTGCCTGAAGGCGGCAACCTTAATCTGTGCCTGACCTGCGGAGCCTGTTCTTCAGGATGTCCGGCAACAGGTCTGGCAAATATGGATCCAAGAAAATTTTTGCGTATGGTTGTTTTGGGAATGGATAAAGAAATCACAGGTAATCCCTGGGTCTGGATGTGCTCTTTGTGCCAGCGATGCATCCATGTTTGCCCCATGGAAGTTAATATTCCGGGGATGGTTTATGAGGCAAGGAAACTATGGCCAAGGGATGAAAGACCAAAAGGAATTCTCGGTTCCTGTGACATGGCCTTGAAAAACGACAGTTGCAGCGCCATGGGGGCACCTCCTGATGATTTTGTTTTTGTTGTGGAAGATGTGGCAGAAGAAGTGCGTGAAACACAGCCCGGATGGGAAAATATCCAGGCGCCAATAGACAAAAAAAACTCTCATTTTTTTCTGTCTCAGAATTCAAGGGAGCCTGTTACCGAGCCTGACGAGATGATTCCTCTATGGAAAATTCTTAATATAGTCGGTGCTGACTGGACATACGGAAGCACAGGATGGGGAGGAGAAAACTACTGCATGTTTTTAGCTGATGATGAGAACTGGAAAAATATTACTGAAAAGTCAATCAGAAAAGCAGAAGAACTCGGGTGCAAGGTTTATCTTAACACTGAATGCGGCCATTCAACCTATTCGGTATGGATGGGTGTTCAAAGACACGGCATTAAAACCGATCTTAAAATAGCTCCGATTGTGCCATATTACGCCAAATGGATAAGACAAGGAAAACTTAAGCCAAGCTCCGACTGGAATAAGAATTTAAAGATAAAGTTTACGGTTCAGGATCCGTGCCAGCAGGTTCGCAAAAGTTTTGGAGACCCGTTGGCCGATGATTTGCGCTTTATAGTAAAGTCATGCGTCGGCGAAGAAAATTTTATGGACATGACTCCTAACTATTCAAATAATTACTGCTGCGGCGGAGGGGGAGGATATCTTCAGTCCGGCTATAACAAAGAAAGGTGGGAGTATGAAAAGCTTAAATTCGACCAGATTATTATCACAGGCGCTGATTATTGCGTTACTCCGTGCCATAACTGTCATGCACAGATTCATGAGCTGGCAGAACATTACAAAGCAGACTATCACACAATTCATATGTGGACGCTGATTTGTCTTTCGCTGGGAATTCTTGGTGAAAACGAAAGGGAATATCTTGGCGAAGATCTGAAAGAGGTCAATCTTCCAAAGGAATGA